The following proteins come from a genomic window of Herpetosiphonaceae bacterium:
- the dnaK gene encoding molecular chaperone DnaK, with amino-acid sequence MPKIVGIDLGTTNSVVAVMEAGDPVVIANAEGGRTTPSVVAFTKNGERLVGQTAKRQATINPENTVFSIKRFIGHTIDEVGTEREMVPYQVGKGPRGDARVKIPVMNKEYTPQEISAMVLQKLKADAEAYLGEKVTQAVITVPAYFNDSQRQATKDAGQIAGLEVLRIINEPTAAALAYGLDKKADETILVFDLGGGTFDVSVLEVGEGVVEVKSTSGDTHLGGDDYDQRIVNWIVDEFRKDQGIDLSKDRQALQRLKEAAEKAKIELSSTPQTEINLPFITADASGPKHLQMNLTRAKFEQLTADLTERLKGPFNQALRDAGLKSNQIDEVVLVGGSTRMPVVQELVRKLTGKEPNRGVNPDEVVAIGAAIQAGVLGGEVKDVLLLDVTPLSLGVETLGGIMTKLIERNTTIPTRKSEIFSTAESGQTAVDIKVFQGEREMANDNMLLGQFRLEGIPPAPRGVPQIEVTFDIDANGILNVSAKDKATSKEQKITITASTNLNKQDIDRMVRDAELHASEDKARRERIELKNQADNMAYQAEKTLQDLGEQVSADQKSQVEGLISTLRDAISREDEDAMRSGMQELQQALMQIGQAAYGQGTDGADQQQRGGKDEGVVEGEYTVE; translated from the coding sequence ATGCCTAAGATTGTTGGTATCGACCTGGGAACGACCAACTCGGTCGTCGCGGTGATGGAGGCCGGTGATCCGGTGGTCATTGCGAACGCCGAGGGTGGTCGGACAACCCCATCGGTCGTTGCATTTACCAAGAACGGCGAGCGGCTTGTCGGGCAGACGGCCAAGCGCCAGGCAACCATCAATCCTGAGAATACCGTTTTTTCGATCAAGCGCTTCATCGGCCATACCATCGACGAGGTTGGCACCGAGCGCGAGATGGTGCCGTATCAGGTCGGCAAGGGGCCGCGCGGCGATGCCCGCGTGAAGATCCCGGTCATGAACAAGGAGTACACGCCGCAGGAGATCTCGGCGATGGTGCTCCAGAAGCTCAAGGCCGATGCCGAGGCGTATCTGGGCGAGAAAGTCACGCAGGCCGTGATCACGGTTCCGGCCTACTTCAACGACTCGCAGCGCCAGGCGACCAAGGACGCGGGCCAGATCGCCGGTCTGGAAGTGCTGCGCATCATCAACGAGCCGACGGCGGCGGCGCTGGCCTACGGCCTGGATAAGAAGGCCGACGAGACGATCCTGGTCTTCGACCTGGGCGGCGGTACGTTTGACGTATCGGTGCTGGAGGTCGGCGAGGGCGTGGTCGAGGTCAAGTCAACCTCCGGCGATACGCACCTGGGCGGCGACGACTACGATCAGCGCATCGTGAACTGGATCGTCGACGAGTTCCGCAAGGATCAGGGCATCGACCTGTCCAAGGATCGTCAGGCGCTCCAGCGGCTCAAAGAGGCCGCCGAGAAGGCCAAGATCGAGCTGTCGAGCACGCCGCAGACCGAGATCAACCTGCCGTTTATCACGGCGGATGCGTCCGGCCCGAAGCACTTGCAGATGAACCTGACGCGCGCCAAGTTCGAGCAGTTGACGGCAGACCTGACCGAGCGGCTGAAAGGCCCGTTCAACCAGGCGCTCCGCGACGCCGGGCTGAAGTCCAACCAGATCGACGAGGTCGTGCTGGTCGGTGGCTCCACCCGTATGCCGGTGGTGCAGGAGCTTGTGCGCAAGCTGACGGGCAAGGAGCCGAACCGTGGCGTGAACCCCGATGAGGTGGTGGCGATCGGCGCGGCGATCCAGGCGGGCGTGCTGGGCGGCGAGGTCAAGGACGTGCTGCTGCTCGACGTGACGCCGCTGTCGCTCGGCGTTGAGACGCTGGGCGGGATCATGACCAAGCTGATCGAGCGCAACACGACGATCCCGACGCGCAAGAGCGAGATCTTCTCGACCGCCGAGAGCGGCCAGACAGCGGTGGACATCAAGGTCTTCCAGGGCGAGCGCGAGATGGCGAACGACAACATGCTGCTGGGCCAGTTCCGTCTGGAGGGCATTCCGCCCGCGCCGCGCGGCGTGCCGCAGATCGAGGTCACATTTGACATCGACGCCAACGGCATCTTGAACGTCTCGGCCAAGGACAAGGCGACCAGCAAGGAGCAGAAGATCACGATCACGGCCAGCACCAACCTGAACAAGCAGGACATCGATCGGATGGTGCGCGACGCCGAGCTGCACGCTTCTGAGGACAAGGCCCGCCGCGAGCGGATCGAGCTCAAGAACCAGGCCGACAACATGGCCTACCAGGCCGAGAAGACGCTGCAAGACCTGGGCGAGCAGGTTTCGGCGGATCAGAAGAGCCAGGTCGAGGGGCTGATCAGCACGCTGCGCGACGCGATCAGCCGCGAGGACGAGGACGCGATGCGCTCCGGCATGCAGGAGTTGCAGCAGGCGCTGATGCAGATCGGTCAGGCGGCCTACGGTCAGGGCACCGACGGCGCGGACCAGCAGCAGCGCGGCGGCAAGGACGAGGGCGTCGTCGAGGGCGAGTACACCGTCGAGTAG
- a CDS encoding sigma-70 family RNA polymerase sigma factor translates to MSSQSIPELDDEILLQLICSHDESALSSLYERYARLLYSIALRITDDRAAAEEVLQDVFHSVWHRATTFRPSAGSVSSWLSGIARNRAIDEVRSRWHRARELEIPLDYLPDLSGAVERGLDHLAVLRADLRNALSSLPLLQRQAIEMAYFGGFSSSEIAAQLNEPIGTIKGRLRLGMEKLRQTLTTFMDPDEDLSI, encoded by the coding sequence ATGTCATCACAATCCATCCCAGAACTCGACGACGAGATCTTGCTGCAACTGATCTGTAGCCATGATGAGTCGGCCTTGTCATCGCTGTACGAGCGCTACGCGCGGCTGCTCTACAGCATCGCGCTGCGTATCACGGACGATCGCGCGGCTGCCGAGGAAGTGCTGCAAGATGTGTTTCACTCCGTATGGCATCGCGCCACCACGTTCCGACCCTCGGCGGGCTCGGTTTCGTCCTGGCTCTCCGGCATCGCGCGCAACCGGGCGATCGACGAGGTGCGCTCTCGCTGGCACCGGGCACGTGAGCTTGAGATCCCGCTCGATTACCTGCCCGATCTGAGCGGCGCCGTCGAGCGCGGCCTGGATCATCTTGCGGTCCTGCGCGCCGATCTGCGCAACGCGCTTAGCTCGCTGCCCTTGCTCCAGCGCCAGGCGATCGAGATGGCCTATTTCGGCGGTTTTTCGTCTAGTGAGATCGCGGCGCAGCTCAACGAGCCGATCGGGACGATCAAAGGGCGGCTGCGCCTGGGCATGGAGAAGCTGCGCCAGACGCTCACGACGTTTATGGACCCCGACGAGGATCTGAGCATCTAG